One window of the Candidatus Kinetoplastibacterium desouzaii TCC079E genome contains the following:
- a CDS encoding M23 family metallopeptidase, with amino-acid sequence MINFFLRKSILTIATIIAISTTLGMVRYHQANKIQNLPPLRIIKGEENLNQYSHKILETNDHIQPYINETTVRNGDTLSIILKRLKVSNSKEILKFLSANKNAKNMLRLLSGKPILAATDSLGNLIWLKYLHIPSSEQKGQIVSKYILLARDKNNIYTVTEKTESSKKQIRVAFGNINTSLFEATEYNGIPNFIAVQMADILKNKVDFLRGLRSGDHFIVIYEIQTLNGYLLGSGKVLAMEFKNHDKLYNAVWFDNNGKDKGSYYDFEGNNLQNAFLRNAVKFSRISSTFGRRLHPINKTWVDHKGVDYVAPAGTPIYATADGIVDFVGWQNGYGKVTILKHDNKYSTLYAHQSRIDPKILKGKKVYQGQLLGYVGSTGWATGPHLHYELRINNKPVNPLSVDLPTSKKIEQTNIENFKKKIAFYQTQINFLAKFNNETIKIAFNN; translated from the coding sequence ATGATTAATTTCTTTTTACGAAAAAGTATTCTAACTATAGCTACAATAATAGCGATTAGCACAACATTAGGAATGGTTAGATATCATCAAGCAAATAAAATACAAAATCTTCCTCCATTGAGAATTATCAAAGGAGAAGAGAATCTAAATCAGTATAGTCATAAGATATTAGAAACTAATGATCATATACAACCATATATCAACGAAACAACCGTAAGAAATGGAGATACTTTAAGTATTATTTTAAAGAGACTGAAGGTTAGTAATTCTAAAGAAATTTTGAAATTTTTATCTGCAAATAAAAACGCAAAAAATATGTTGAGATTGTTATCAGGGAAACCAATACTAGCAGCAACTGATTCTCTAGGAAATTTAATATGGTTAAAATATTTACATATTCCAAGCTCTGAGCAAAAAGGACAGATTGTATCTAAATACATACTATTAGCTCGTGATAAAAATAATATATATACAGTAACAGAAAAGACAGAATCTTCAAAAAAACAGATAAGAGTTGCTTTCGGCAATATAAACACCTCTCTATTTGAAGCAACTGAATATAACGGCATACCCAATTTTATTGCTGTACAAATGGCTGATATATTAAAAAATAAAGTAGATTTTTTGCGAGGGTTAAGAAGTGGAGATCACTTCATAGTTATATATGAAATTCAAACATTAAATGGATATCTTTTAGGATCAGGAAAAGTTTTAGCTATGGAATTTAAAAATCATGATAAATTGTATAATGCTGTTTGGTTTGACAATAATGGAAAAGATAAAGGATCTTATTATGATTTTGAAGGAAACAACCTGCAAAATGCATTTCTTCGTAACGCTGTAAAATTTAGCAGAATAAGCTCAACATTTGGTAGACGTTTACATCCAATAAACAAAACTTGGGTTGATCATAAAGGAGTGGATTATGTAGCTCCTGCTGGAACTCCTATATATGCGACAGCAGATGGAATTGTTGATTTTGTAGGCTGGCAGAATGGCTATGGTAAAGTTACTATTTTAAAACATGATAATAAATATTCCACTTTATATGCTCATCAAAGTCGTATCGATCCTAAAATTCTAAAAGGCAAAAAAGTATACCAAGGACAGCTTTTAGGATATGTAGGATCTACTGGATGGGCAACAGGACCTCATCTTCATTATGAACTACGTATTAATAACAAACCAGTGAATCCACTATCTGTAGATTTACCTACATCAAAAAAAATAGAACAAACCAATATTGAAAACTTTAAAAAGAAGATTGCTTTTTACCAAACGCAAATTAATTTCCTAGCTAAATTTAACAATGAAACCATTAAAATAGCATTTAACAACTAG
- a CDS encoding alpha/beta hydrolase produces MKNINILEFETSPNPQYTIIWIHGLGSNSKDSMSLLHLLNISDLKIRFVCPDAPRIPVTINNKMIMQSWYDIKDKEINDVDLEGLKESKFIIDNLINKEVNRGIKSTNIILGGFSQGGVLSLYVANSLNKKLASIICLSGYLAIDTDITNNNTSIPFFLAHRLFDNIIPIQRFYSYTKLLKKAGYANLFIKEYENEHNVCQEELYDLHAFIRRLMI; encoded by the coding sequence ATGAAAAATATTAATATTCTCGAATTCGAAACAAGTCCCAATCCCCAATATACGATAATTTGGATTCATGGTTTGGGTTCAAATTCTAAAGATAGCATGTCACTACTACATCTTTTAAACATATCAGATTTAAAAATAAGATTTGTCTGTCCTGACGCTCCCAGAATACCTGTCACCATAAATAATAAAATGATTATGCAATCATGGTACGATATAAAAGACAAAGAAATAAATGATGTTGATTTAGAAGGACTTAAAGAATCTAAATTCATCATTGATAATCTTATAAACAAAGAAGTCAACAGAGGAATTAAAAGCACTAATATTATACTAGGAGGATTCTCACAAGGAGGAGTTTTATCTCTCTATGTAGCAAATAGTTTAAATAAAAAATTGGCCTCTATAATATGCTTATCTGGATACCTAGCAATAGATACTGATATTACCAATAATAATACATCAATACCATTCTTTCTTGCTCATAGATTATTTGACAACATCATACCAATACAAAGATTTTACTCATATACAAAATTACTGAAAAAAGCAGGCTATGCTAATTTGTTTATAAAAGAATATGAAAATGAACACAACGTCTGTCAAGAAGAGCTATATGACCTACATGCTTTTATAAGAAGATTAATGATCTAA
- the rpsI gene encoding 30S ribosomal protein S9, translated as MIGDWNYGTGRRKTSVARVFMKKGTGNIIINGKCLDEFFARETGRMIVRQPLNQTGYLDFFDIKINVSGGGETGQAGAIRHGITRALIDYDSELKPVLSKSGFVTRDAREVERKKVGLRKARRKKQFSKR; from the coding sequence ATGATTGGTGATTGGAATTATGGAACAGGAAGGCGTAAAACTTCGGTAGCTCGTGTTTTTATGAAAAAAGGAACAGGGAACATCATCATCAATGGTAAGTGTTTGGATGAGTTCTTTGCTAGAGAAACAGGCAGGATGATTGTAAGACAACCTCTTAATCAAACTGGTTATTTAGATTTCTTTGATATTAAAATCAATGTTAGTGGTGGCGGAGAAACAGGACAGGCTGGAGCAATACGTCATGGTATTACTAGAGCTTTGATAGATTATGATAGTGAGCTTAAACCAGTTCTATCGAAATCTGGATTTGTAACTCGTGATGCTCGAGAAGTAGAGCGCAAGAAGGTTGGCTTACGAAAAGCAAGACGAAAGAAGCAATTTAGTAAACGTTAA
- the argC gene encoding N-acetyl-gamma-glutamyl-phosphate reductase, with translation MNKSLLRKIKVGIVGGTGYTGVELLRILVRHPLVEISVITSRKESGIAVDQLYPNLRKHINLKFSSPEDGDLTKCDVVFFATPHGVAMSQAYNLINHGVKVIDLAADFRLKNVDVFEEWYKIPHACPEILAMSEYGLVEINRSKLLNVNVVGNPGCYPTTVLLGLAPLLQSEQIFIDLNRIIADCKSGISGAGKKLESSSLFAESADNFRAYGVSGHRHHPEIVSQLEIMSGKKINLIFVPHLVPMIRGMFSTIYTKILPKYRDIDFQKIFEDRYKDEYFVDVMPSGNFPDTRSVRGSNTIRISVNRINDEDLVILVAQDNLVKGAAGQAVQNMNLIFGFSEVIGLEHVAILP, from the coding sequence ATGAACAAATCATTACTTAGAAAAATCAAGGTAGGAATAGTTGGTGGAACTGGTTATACCGGAGTAGAGTTATTAAGAATCTTAGTAAGACATCCACTTGTTGAAATATCTGTTATTACTTCTCGTAAAGAATCAGGTATTGCTGTTGATCAATTATACCCAAATCTACGCAAACATATTAATTTAAAATTCTCTTCTCCTGAAGATGGTGATTTAACGAAATGTGATGTTGTGTTTTTTGCTACTCCACATGGAGTTGCTATGTCTCAAGCTTATAATCTAATAAATCATGGGGTTAAAGTTATTGATTTGGCAGCAGATTTTCGTTTAAAAAATGTAGATGTGTTTGAGGAATGGTATAAAATTCCTCATGCATGTCCAGAAATTTTAGCTATGTCAGAATATGGTTTAGTTGAAATAAATCGCTCTAAACTACTTAATGTTAATGTTGTAGGTAATCCTGGTTGTTATCCTACGACAGTGTTGCTTGGTTTAGCTCCATTATTGCAATCTGAACAGATTTTTATTGATCTGAATAGAATTATTGCTGATTGTAAGTCTGGAATATCAGGAGCTGGTAAAAAATTAGAGTCTTCCTCTTTGTTTGCTGAGTCAGCAGATAATTTTAGAGCATATGGTGTTTCTGGTCATAGGCATCATCCAGAGATCGTCTCACAATTAGAGATTATGTCAGGTAAGAAAATTAATCTTATTTTCGTTCCACATTTGGTTCCTATGATAAGAGGCATGTTTTCTACTATTTATACTAAGATTCTACCAAAATATCGTGATATTGATTTTCAAAAAATATTTGAAGATCGTTATAAGGATGAGTATTTTGTTGATGTTATGCCATCAGGTAATTTCCCAGATACTAGGTCTGTAAGAGGGTCTAACACTATTCGCATTAGTGTTAATAGAATCAATGATGAAGATTTAGTTATATTAGTTGCTCAGGATAATTTAGTAAAAGGCGCTGCTGGTCAAGCAGTACAGAATATGAATTTAATATTTGGTTTTTCAGAAGTAATTGGCTTGGAGCATGTTGCTATATTACCGTAA
- the rplM gene encoding 50S ribosomal protein L13, which translates to MKTFVAKPHEVVRNWFVVDAKGKILGRVASEVAHILRGKHKPEFTPHVDVGDFIIIVNASDIVVTGNKSSNKNYFRHTTYPGGIRQTNFEKMQKRFPGRAIQKAVKGMLPKGPLGYAMIKKLKIYAGENHPHSAQQPKILALQGKRA; encoded by the coding sequence ATGAAGACCTTTGTAGCTAAACCGCATGAAGTAGTGCGGAATTGGTTTGTGGTCGATGCAAAAGGAAAGATTTTAGGTCGTGTGGCCAGCGAAGTCGCACATATTTTGCGTGGAAAACATAAGCCTGAATTTACACCACATGTTGATGTGGGTGATTTTATAATCATTGTTAATGCCTCAGATATCGTTGTTACTGGTAATAAGTCTAGTAATAAAAATTATTTTAGACATACAACTTATCCTGGTGGCATACGTCAAACTAATTTTGAGAAAATGCAAAAAAGATTTCCAGGAAGAGCTATTCAGAAGGCTGTTAAAGGTATGCTTCCTAAAGGACCTTTAGGTTATGCTATGATAAAGAAACTTAAAATTTATGCTGGCGAGAATCATCCTCATTCTGCTCAGCAACCTAAGATTTTAGCACTTCAAGGGAAAAGAGCATGA
- the tyrS gene encoding tyrosine--tRNA ligase, whose translation MSCQESYINPEISSDLSIIKHGCDELLIESDFIIKLSKSRSRGIPLRIKLGLDPTAPDIHLGHTVVLNKLRQLQDLGHTVVFLIGDFTASIGDPSGRNVTRPPLSLEQIEENARTYYKQAVLILDEAKTEVRYNSEWCNLLGSRGLIKLASCYTMARMLERDDFTKRYQKGIPIALHEFLYPLIQGYDSVVLESDLELGGTDQKFNLLIGRELQKEYGQSPQCILTMPLLIGTDGVSKMSKSKNNFIAINESSESMFGKIMSISDDLMWNYFELISLRSMEDVEILKKNVSDGLNPKEVKISLAKEIVSRFHSPKEALQAEVDFDNKFRNGLIPQNIEELVLGAAPLGILKLMCMSGLASSNSEAQRYIEQKGVKVNGDRIEDKSLLLGKGVYIIQVGKRKFVKIRLG comes from the coding sequence ATGTCCTGTCAAGAATCTTATATAAATCCAGAAATATCATCTGATCTTAGTATTATAAAGCATGGTTGTGATGAGTTACTAATAGAAAGTGATTTTATTATAAAATTATCAAAAAGTCGCTCTAGAGGTATTCCTCTTCGTATAAAACTTGGTTTAGATCCAACAGCTCCTGATATACATTTAGGTCATACAGTAGTTCTTAATAAATTAAGACAGCTACAGGACTTAGGCCACACTGTTGTATTTTTGATAGGTGATTTTACAGCCAGTATTGGAGATCCAAGTGGTCGTAATGTAACTCGCCCACCATTAAGTTTAGAGCAAATAGAGGAAAATGCTAGAACTTATTATAAACAAGCGGTTTTAATATTAGATGAAGCTAAAACAGAAGTTAGATATAACTCAGAATGGTGTAATTTGTTAGGATCTAGAGGACTAATTAAATTAGCATCATGTTACACAATGGCAAGAATGTTAGAAAGAGATGATTTTACTAAAAGATATCAGAAAGGTATTCCTATAGCATTGCATGAGTTTTTATATCCTTTGATACAGGGATATGATTCAGTTGTTCTAGAGTCAGACTTAGAATTAGGTGGAACAGATCAGAAATTTAATTTATTAATTGGTAGAGAATTACAAAAGGAGTATGGACAATCACCACAATGCATATTAACAATGCCATTGTTAATAGGTACTGATGGAGTATCAAAAATGTCCAAATCCAAAAATAACTTCATAGCTATAAATGAATCTTCAGAATCTATGTTTGGTAAAATAATGTCAATTTCTGATGATCTTATGTGGAATTATTTTGAACTTATTTCTTTGCGTTCTATGGAAGATGTAGAGATATTGAAGAAAAATGTTTCAGATGGATTGAATCCTAAAGAAGTTAAGATTTCTTTAGCTAAAGAAATTGTCTCTCGTTTTCACTCGCCTAAAGAAGCATTGCAGGCTGAAGTTGATTTTGATAACAAGTTTCGTAATGGTCTAATTCCTCAGAATATAGAGGAATTAGTTTTAGGGGCTGCTCCTTTAGGAATATTAAAGTTAATGTGTATGTCTGGGCTTGCTTCTTCTAACTCTGAAGCTCAGCGTTATATAGAACAAAAAGGAGTAAAGGTTAATGGAGACAGGATAGAAGACAAGTCTTTGTTGTTAGGAAAAGGTGTTTATATTATTCAGGTAGGAAAGCGTAAGTTTGTTAAAATACGCTTAGGTTGA
- the glyA gene encoding serine hydroxymethyltransferase, which translates to MLENNRTISQVDPDIWDAIQKETIRQEQHIELIASENYTSKAVMEAQGSCLTNKYAEGYAGKRYYGGCEYVDIVERLAIDRLKKLFGAEAANVQPNSGSQANQGVYNAVLKPGDTVLGMSLAEGGHLTHGSSVNSSGKIYNFIPYGLDENEVIDYNNIEVLAKTHKPKLIVAGASAYSLQIDFERLAKIAHNHGALLMADIAHYAGLIAAGVYPNAFPHADFVTSTTHKSLRGPRGGVIMMKSEYERVINSAIFPGIQGGPLMHVIAGKAVAFKEALDPDFKRYANQVLSNAKVMADTLVKRGLRIVSNKTESHMMLVDLRSIGINGKDAENSLGKAHITVNKNSIPNDPESPFITSGIRLGTAAATTRGFIESDIELTANLIADVLGNPYDETNILNIRKKVHELTSRLPVYKN; encoded by the coding sequence ATGCTTGAAAATAATCGTACTATCAGCCAAGTTGATCCAGATATTTGGGATGCTATTCAAAAGGAGACTATTCGTCAGGAACAGCATATAGAACTTATTGCATCAGAGAATTATACTAGTAAGGCAGTAATGGAGGCTCAGGGTTCATGTTTGACAAACAAATATGCAGAAGGATATGCTGGTAAGCGTTATTATGGTGGTTGTGAGTATGTGGATATAGTTGAACGTTTAGCTATTGATAGATTGAAGAAGCTTTTTGGAGCAGAGGCAGCTAATGTTCAACCAAACTCAGGATCTCAAGCTAATCAAGGTGTTTATAATGCTGTATTGAAACCAGGTGATACTGTTCTTGGTATGAGTTTGGCTGAAGGTGGGCATTTAACTCATGGTTCATCTGTTAACTCTTCAGGTAAAATATATAATTTCATTCCTTATGGTTTAGATGAGAATGAAGTTATAGATTATAATAATATTGAAGTTTTAGCAAAAACTCATAAGCCAAAACTTATAGTTGCTGGTGCTTCTGCTTATTCTTTACAGATTGATTTTGAGCGTTTAGCAAAAATAGCCCATAATCATGGGGCGTTATTGATGGCGGATATAGCTCATTATGCTGGTTTGATAGCAGCTGGAGTATATCCAAATGCTTTCCCTCATGCTGATTTTGTTACTTCTACTACCCATAAATCACTTCGTGGCCCGAGAGGTGGAGTAATAATGATGAAGTCTGAGTATGAGAGAGTTATAAACTCAGCTATTTTTCCTGGAATACAAGGTGGGCCATTAATGCATGTTATTGCAGGTAAGGCAGTTGCATTTAAAGAAGCTTTAGATCCAGATTTTAAGCGTTATGCTAATCAGGTTCTTAGTAATGCTAAAGTTATGGCTGATACTCTTGTAAAAAGAGGGTTAAGAATTGTTTCTAATAAAACAGAAAGTCATATGATGTTAGTTGACTTAAGATCTATAGGAATAAATGGTAAGGATGCAGAGAATTCTCTTGGTAAAGCCCATATTACCGTTAATAAAAATTCTATACCTAATGATCCTGAGAGTCCATTTATAACTAGTGGTATTAGATTAGGGACTGCTGCTGCTACTACTAGAGGATTTATAGAGTCTGATATTGAGTTAACTGCAAATTTAATTGCTGATGTTTTAGGTAATCCTTATGATGAAACAAATATTTTAAATATACGCAAGAAAGTTCATGAGTTAACATCTAG
- the pmbA gene encoding metalloprotease PmbA, with protein MINFSSSLSTEYKQEYFNDLVNKILKSAKTVGASSAFVSISESKGLSVSVRKNDIDTIEHAHNSSLDLVVFDGQKSGSASTSDFSEEALRRTAESAWHIAKHTAVDVASGLPDPHLFPREIIDYGIYHEWDKSTDEIVEIAKIAESAALNVDSRITNTDGSFINCGENYSLIGNTLGFIGDCLYSSYSLSVVPIASESNGIMQRDYWSTHDCNPMKLLDPLLVGRIAAERSVSRLSARRIPTGKYPVLFESPVALGLVGSLAQAINGNNLYRKSSFLVDSLGKNVFPSYIDVIDDPHIYGAIGSSSFDAEGVKTKKREIVSEGVIRGYLLSTYTSRKLGMQTTGNAGGSHNLIMSSKNTHSEDNLDYMLKKMHRGLLVTELIGQGINYVTGDYSRGVFGYWVENGIIQYPVQEITIAGNLFDMFNKIVAIGSDVITRGNKTTGSILIEDMYIAGS; from the coding sequence ATGATTAATTTTTCTTCCTCATTATCAACAGAATATAAACAAGAGTATTTTAATGACCTTGTTAATAAAATATTGAAAAGTGCTAAGACTGTTGGAGCTAGTAGCGCGTTTGTCTCTATTTCTGAGAGTAAAGGCTTATCAGTTTCTGTAAGAAAGAATGATATTGATACTATTGAGCATGCTCATAATAGTTCATTAGATTTGGTCGTTTTTGACGGTCAAAAAAGTGGTTCAGCATCTACATCTGATTTTTCTGAAGAAGCATTGCGTAGAACAGCAGAATCTGCTTGGCATATAGCTAAACATACAGCTGTTGATGTTGCATCTGGTCTTCCAGATCCACATTTATTTCCTAGAGAAATTATTGATTATGGAATTTATCATGAATGGGATAAATCCACAGACGAAATAGTAGAGATAGCTAAGATAGCTGAATCAGCAGCTTTAAATGTCGATAGTAGAATTACTAATACGGATGGTTCTTTTATTAATTGTGGGGAAAATTATTCCTTAATAGGGAATACTCTCGGTTTTATTGGAGATTGTTTATACTCTAGTTATTCTTTGTCAGTAGTGCCTATAGCTAGTGAAAGCAATGGGATAATGCAAAGAGATTACTGGAGTACACATGATTGTAATCCAATGAAATTACTAGATCCTTTATTAGTGGGCAGGATAGCAGCTGAGAGGTCTGTATCTCGTTTATCGGCAAGGAGAATACCTACTGGTAAATATCCTGTTTTGTTTGAATCTCCAGTTGCTCTTGGTTTAGTTGGATCTTTAGCCCAGGCCATTAATGGTAATAATCTTTATAGAAAATCTAGTTTTTTAGTTGACTCCTTGGGCAAGAATGTTTTCCCTAGTTATATAGATGTTATAGATGACCCACACATATATGGAGCTATAGGTAGTTCTTCTTTTGATGCTGAAGGGGTGAAAACAAAAAAGCGTGAAATTGTATCTGAAGGTGTAATTAGAGGGTACCTGCTTTCTACATATACATCTAGGAAGTTAGGTATGCAGACTACAGGGAATGCAGGAGGATCTCATAATTTAATTATGAGTTCTAAAAATACTCATAGTGAAGATAATCTTGATTATATGCTAAAAAAAATGCATCGAGGACTGTTAGTCACAGAGTTAATAGGGCAAGGAATTAATTATGTTACTGGTGATTATTCTAGAGGGGTGTTTGGATATTGGGTTGAAAATGGAATAATACAATATCCAGTACAAGAAATTACTATAGCTGGTAATTTGTTTGATATGTTTAATAAGATAGTTGCTATAGGTTCTGACGTAATCACAAGAGGGAATAAAACAACCGGGTCTATTTTAATAGAAGATATGTATATTGCTGGGTCATAG
- the erpA gene encoding iron-sulfur cluster insertion protein ErpA, whose protein sequence is MLNVDKSESSEIELVFTDSAVLKVKNLLTEEGNPNLKLRIFVQGGGCSGFQYGFAFDEDINEDDIVFNKENIKLIVDEMSFQYLKGAEIDYKEDIEGAQFVIRNPNASTTCGCGSSFSI, encoded by the coding sequence GTGTTAAATGTTGATAAATCTGAATCATCAGAAATTGAATTGGTATTTACAGACTCAGCTGTTTTAAAGGTAAAGAATCTTTTGACAGAAGAAGGGAATCCTAATTTAAAATTAAGGATTTTTGTGCAGGGTGGTGGGTGTTCTGGTTTTCAATATGGTTTTGCTTTTGATGAGGATATTAATGAAGATGACATTGTTTTTAATAAAGAAAATATTAAATTAATTGTAGATGAAATGAGTTTTCAATATTTAAAAGGAGCTGAAATAGATTATAAGGAAGATATTGAGGGAGCACAATTCGTTATTCGCAATCCAAATGCTAGCACTACATGTGGTTGTGGTTCTTCATTTTCAATCTAG
- a CDS encoding GNAT family N-acetyltransferase: MSRHFLNSLFDPNSIFFFIDARVKIKLSFPSNPNVRTAYFDYNSSTGFYLKKGYFTDYSSDNRLDLAVICMPSGLITNVLNFLVDFRPRSVIVLSCQYDRSCSKTIDFCKQWAMTNQCELLGPESSGIQRPQISLNLGLHTRLARAGKVALLAQSKSIVASIMDWAEDINIGFSLVASIGKKDFLSVSKILDYLIYDPYTESIVLYLEDIMGIAREFVSSLRALARIKPVIVLKTGKNDRNADIAFSAVMRRAGAVRVHYFVQLFSAVKALSYPKKIYGRNIVLLSNGSGPPQLALDMLGNDSVLLKSGLSVSTLQYLETFIDKDYIQNNVIVVHRAFTIDILDKVINCLLNDKNVDGVLILLAPDFSSEALNVIKYLSKSVLNASKPIIICLMGDAEMKPLRKLLDDSGVFTFRTPESAACAMQVLAEHYYNQQMLLQVQPSIPFSPLNYINHAQKIIKTAILKKHLFLDVKEISSLFELFNINLNFSNNIDLDQEIGPFSINIWSDSIFGPIISLTSLAKNNIFVSENIGIDIPPLNNFLASRLMERSGIYQDNINPIIEKEVFNNLQRVLVQVSELISEFPEIESLNLSGCFVGKTYLRSLNIELLLKSDSSIALFSKKINYPHMAIHPYPVNLVKKHKMNNGAEYIIRPIRPEDAEILQDFIRCLSDKSRYMRFISAMRELTPRMLAHYTQVDYHRELALVAVIPKVSNYSVINLNNEKMIAFVHYLYNEDGLGVEYALVVSDDWQRLGIGRQMMIYLIQIARERKLDYIEGYVLRKNKPMLSLLKNLGFSSSYDEEDNTMCIVRFDLNRQYLDH, translated from the coding sequence ATGTCTAGACACTTCCTTAATTCGTTATTTGATCCTAATTCTATATTTTTCTTTATTGATGCGAGAGTTAAAATAAAACTTTCGTTTCCCAGCAATCCAAATGTGAGGACAGCATATTTTGATTATAATTCAAGCACTGGGTTTTATTTAAAAAAGGGATATTTTACCGATTACTCTTCTGATAATAGACTGGATTTAGCTGTAATTTGTATGCCAAGTGGTTTAATAACAAATGTTTTAAATTTTTTAGTTGATTTTAGACCTAGATCTGTAATTGTTTTAAGTTGCCAATATGATAGATCTTGTTCTAAGACTATAGATTTTTGTAAACAGTGGGCAATGACAAATCAATGTGAATTATTAGGGCCAGAATCTTCAGGGATACAGCGCCCACAAATTTCTTTAAACTTAGGATTGCATACTCGCCTAGCAAGGGCAGGTAAGGTCGCTTTATTGGCACAATCAAAATCAATTGTTGCTTCTATTATGGACTGGGCTGAAGATATTAATATAGGTTTTTCTTTAGTTGCCTCAATAGGGAAAAAAGATTTTCTTAGTGTTTCTAAAATACTAGATTATTTGATATACGATCCTTATACGGAAAGTATAGTTCTTTATTTAGAAGATATTATGGGTATAGCACGTGAATTTGTTAGTTCTTTACGTGCTCTTGCAAGGATTAAGCCTGTTATAGTTTTGAAAACAGGTAAAAATGATCGCAATGCTGATATTGCCTTTAGCGCTGTAATGCGTAGAGCTGGCGCTGTTCGTGTGCATTATTTTGTTCAGTTATTTTCTGCAGTAAAGGCTTTATCTTATCCTAAAAAGATTTATGGTCGTAATATAGTATTATTATCAAATGGTAGTGGTCCTCCACAGCTAGCTTTAGATATGTTAGGTAATGATTCAGTTCTTCTCAAGTCAGGACTTAGTGTTAGTACTTTACAATATTTAGAGACTTTTATAGATAAAGATTATATTCAGAATAATGTAATTGTTGTTCATAGAGCATTTACTATTGATATTTTAGACAAAGTTATTAACTGTCTTCTGAATGATAAAAATGTTGATGGTGTTTTAATATTGTTAGCTCCTGATTTTTCATCAGAAGCTTTAAATGTTATAAAATATTTATCGAAATCAGTTCTGAACGCAAGTAAGCCTATTATTATTTGTTTAATGGGTGATGCTGAAATGAAACCATTGAGGAAACTATTAGATGACTCTGGGGTTTTTACATTTCGCACTCCAGAATCTGCAGCTTGTGCAATGCAGGTTTTAGCAGAGCATTATTATAATCAACAGATGTTACTGCAGGTTCAACCATCTATTCCATTCAGTCCTTTAAATTATATTAATCATGCCCAAAAAATTATAAAAACTGCTATTCTCAAAAAACATCTTTTTTTGGATGTTAAAGAAATTAGTTCTTTATTTGAATTGTTTAATATAAATCTTAATTTTTCTAATAATATTGATTTGGATCAAGAGATAGGTCCTTTTTCAATAAATATATGGAGTGATTCAATTTTTGGTCCTATTATAAGTTTAACATCTTTAGCTAAAAATAATATTTTTGTTTCTGAGAATATTGGTATTGATATACCACCATTAAATAATTTTCTTGCTAGTCGTTTGATGGAACGTAGTGGAATATATCAGGATAATATAAATCCTATCATAGAGAAGGAAGTATTTAACAATTTGCAAAGGGTTTTAGTGCAGGTATCTGAGCTAATTAGTGAGTTTCCTGAGATTGAAAGTTTAAATCTAAGTGGTTGTTTTGTTGGCAAAACATATTTGAGATCTTTAAATATTGAACTTTTATTAAAGTCTGATTCATCTATTGCATTATTTAGCAAAAAAATTAATTATCCTCATATGGCAATACATCCTTATCCTGTTAATCTTGTAAAAAAACATAAAATGAATAATGGCGCTGAATATATTATTAGACCCATTAGACCAGAAGATGCTGAGATTTTACAGGATTTTATTAGATGTTTATCTGATAAATCACGATACATGAGATTTATTTCAGCTATGCGTGAATTAACTCCAAGAATGTTAGCTCATTATACGCAGGTTGATTATCATAGAGAATTGGCATTGGTAGCGGTTATTCCAAAGGTTTCTAACTATAGTGTTATTAACTTAAACAATGAAAAAATGATTGCATTTGTTCATTATTTATATAACGAAGATGGTTTGGGAGTTGAGTATGCTCTTGTTGTAAGCGATGATTGGCAGAGATTAGGTATAGGTAGGCAAATGATGATATATCTTATTCAAATAGCTAGAGAAAGAAAACTAGACTATATAGAAGGATATGTTTTAAGAAAAAACAAACCCATGTTGTCTTTATTGAAAAACTTGGGTTTTTCTAGTTCATATGATGAGGAAGATAACACTATGTGTATTGTTAGATTTGATTTAAACAGACAATATTTAGATCATTAA